TAAACTGTCTGagatatacacaacacacattTGTGGCTGTGAGATTGGTTGACACGTATCAGAGAATGAAAAAGGAGGACAATACAAGTATGCCCGTTCAATCAGCAATGAACCAGTGTCTTGACATTTCAGATGAGAAATATGTGTACGAAGAGTTAAGGCTGTATAGAGACAATGGTGCCATTGACACACTTGAACGGAGAGTTAGCAGTATTGTGTGGAAATGGAATACCGACTACAAAACTCGAGCACAGTCGGTGGAAAAGGCACGAGTAGCGCGGGTCGTTATGGACGCTAAATTGGCCTGGTTGCGGTTCTTGTTGGAAGCAGATAAACCATGTGATGTCCTTCAACAAATCCATGATGTAGGGAGTTTGATTGTTCATACAGAACATCCACTGACGTCGACGATCATGGTTATGGCTGCTCAGGCGCAAATGTTAATGTTTCCAAAGGGCTATGATATGGAGGATATCGTGCATAAATACAACAGCATCAGATTGGTAGCAACGTCTCTAAGATTGGATGCTATGCATCTAGTGAATTTCTACGTGGCAGAGTTCTGCATTGACTGCATATCATATGAACGAACGGGGAAGCAAGAGATCAAGGATAGAATGAAAACCTTACTTGAGAGAATGATCAACACAGTTGACAATTTGCCCGATGTAAACAAAGTAGATGAGCAGTATCGATCAGCGTTCATTAGAAGATGTCTGTTGGTGAAAGTGCTTCTTTACCTTGGTATGACTCACAGAGGCAAGCCTGTTACTGGCTCCGTGTCAGGAAACGACTTAACGTATGCGAGCATGGTTCTCCAGCAGGTCTTCAAAGACTGGGGAAAGCTAGAAATCAAGTGGCAGATGTTGTTTTATGTAGCAAAGGCGAGGTTGCGACTGCAAGAAGGGAGGAATGAAGACGCCCTAAAACAGGCAGAGCTAGCCCAGCAGTTGTCCAATGAGCTCCATCATTCGGAAGAGAGGCGGAATATCAGTGAACTTGTACAAAATGTTAGGCGCACATTAATCGCGGGTTCAGAATAGTAATCAAGGTATTATCATCATTTGAGCTATGCTTTGATTGATTGTTCGTAAAATATTTGTCAAGCAGAAAcgaaatttgaaattaatgttttaaactAACAATTTAACCCCAATAATACATTCTTGATGTGGAAGCTATTGAAGATGTCACTGCAATAGCTTGAAGTAGTATGTAAAGATTAATCTTAAACGTGGACATAAAACGGCAAAGAAGGCTTCTTACAGAAATCAGTACCAAGCACGAGTTTAATGGAAAAAGTCATGCATTAAGATTTCTCCGATTGTGGGGTATTCGGTTACACGTATTCGTAAGATTATACGCAGATAAAGATGGTGTAATTTATGTAGCGTTACCAGGCCATagttatgaaaatttaatttaggTTAAGTCATGATCATTGCACATATGCACatacatataattttcaaatatatcttcAGGCAGTTGATCAAGGAACATCGTCTTAGAAGTCCATATATGACGTTATTTCATATCTAGGAGGTTGTTATTCAATCATTGCCTGACGCCACTTTGGAATCGTGATCTTTACGCCATTCCTGTTTCCTGGTATCTAATATATAAGATACTCGGGATATTCTTTAAATACACTCTACTTCACACACTCCACAGGACACCACACTACAGGCACACCACAGCATGGAAATAATTTTATAGAATGTATTTAGTAGACGAAGAAGTTGTTATTGTAATCCCCGTCAGGATGTATAGGGCTATACGATCCTTTAGCAACTATGCTAATTATGCATATCGAATCAAATTAAAACCATGGAAAAGAAGACAAAGCcttcatcatcattattgttCAACGAACAGCTACCAACAATGTCATTGTTTGAAACatcaacaaacaacaaaactatacttttattacatttattaattAGATAGAATATATAAAGCCTACAATTATTATAATTGATGATACCACTTTTTTAATcctaaaatgttatatataacagCAGACCGGTAATATCCCATCCCCTTGAAACTGATATTGCACCCCCTCCCCACGCGAAAGATACTTCATCCCTTCAACGTGACATCGTACCCTATAGAAAGCGATATCACACCCATCTTAATTTTCAGATTTTGACTTTTTCGCTGATTTTCCTCCGATACTAGTGTACGAAATCTATGATTGTAACATAAGCCGTTGACTGCTCAGTCGGAAAATCGACGTCGATGACAATTTCAAATTCCCAATTAAGAAAGTGATTGAACAACTGCGCCTTGCCAACCTCCACTGTTAGGACATAAAGTCTATTGATCTACATATATTTCGAGTTAAATTATTGCGGTCATTCTTGTGATATCATTTCGTAGGAACTTATGACTtgtatttacactcacacggtTGTCTGAAAATTCAAATACTagaattttattaatgttaactCATTAAGGTATTACACGCCTTTTCCACCATATTGGATGTGATAAGGATACGGATCTTTCGTGTGCTGACGTTTAAGGTAAAGGATAATTCAGGGCGACTGTTTAACACCTGTAAgaattttatttgtataaactgtacataaaatatatatattggtgcGTCATAATAGTACTTGCTGACGTTATTGCATGATATcgtaaaaaggcgactaaatttagaatattagtTTTTCTAatctattttttcttcataacgTCTCTTGGAAGCCTTTCAATATCAACGAATACCATTTTATAGTCATAAATCTTATGTTCTAATAAAAACAGTGAAAATATGGTCATTAGACTTTGTTccataattgattttaaaagaatataagTTGTATCTGGTCTTTTTGAACATATTTAAACCCTCAGATTGCCACAAATTTACGTAAGTCCGCCTTAAAACAGATATTCAACATCATTTGCACGCAGACTAGAATGTGAATCTGGCGCACTCTCAAACATGGTTTGCATTGTATGtgtttttaaaacagaaaatgtataaaGTCTATCAACACAGCTACTTAATGATACGATAAGATCTACAAACACGTAAACTGATCAACAACgaattacataaaatttaactaaaacacatcacatatgtatttacattttgtatattatcttaaagttgtatttcttgtaattttcactgtaacgatatgtcgttttaacattttatgtttgaatatggacatgtaacttgatgatttagctccccaaaaccatatgtcagtAT
The DNA window shown above is from Argopecten irradians isolate NY chromosome 8, Ai_NY, whole genome shotgun sequence and carries:
- the LOC138328886 gene encoding uncharacterized protein, encoding MDTIQQKVVQTLFSFLVDNVDPRYIMAELFRRRGMSRQLMQKINSDNCSHHRSLTFFLEIVDTCPFHVLVNCLRYTQHTFVAVRLVDTYQRMKKEDNTSMPVQSAMNQCLDISDEKYVYEELRLYRDNGAIDTLERRVSSIVWKWNTDYKTRAQSVEKARVARVVMDAKLAWLRFLLEADKPCDVLQQIHDVGSLIVHTEHPLTSTIMVMAAQAQMLMFPKGYDMEDIVHKYNSIRLVATSLRLDAMHLVNFYVAEFCIDCISYERTGKQEIKDRMKTLLERMINTVDNLPDVNKVDEQYRSAFIRRCLLVKVLLYLGMTHRGKPVTGSVSGNDLTYASMVLQQVFKDWGKLEIKWQMLFYVAKARLRLQEGRNEDALKQAELAQQLSNELHHSEERRNISELVQNVRRTLIAGSE